One segment of Solanum stenotomum isolate F172 chromosome 1, ASM1918654v1, whole genome shotgun sequence DNA contains the following:
- the LOC125853851 gene encoding flowering-promoting factor 1-like protein 3, with translation MSGVWVFKNGVVRLVENSDCHGANGLRKVLVHLPSDEVITSYAVLERKLYSLGWERYYDEPELLQYHKRSTVHLISLPKDFNRFKSMHMFDIVVKNRNEFEVRDM, from the coding sequence ATGTCTGGAGTTTGGGTATTCAAGAATGGTGTTGTCCGTCTAGTGGAGAACTCCGATTGCCACGGGGCAAACGGACTCCGAAAAGTTCTTGTACATCTTCCTAGTGATGAAGTGATCACATCATATGCAGTACTTGAAAGGAAATTGTACTCTCTTGGATGGGAGAGGTATTATGATGAACCTGAACTTCTTCAATACCACAAAAGATCAACTGTTCATCTTATTTCTCTACCAAAAGATTTCAACAGGTTCAAATCCATGCACATGTTTGATATCGTCGTCAAGAATCGCAATGAATTCGAGGTTAGAGATATGTAA